tacgcaccgactccgtggcccttcgctggtgagggctagaggatgcttggctacgaacgcgcggggcgcggaactgggcatcgctcgttaggtgtcacatgcgtagtggtactctgcggtgtggcactggagccagggtgtgcggatgacccctaggggaggtcatggcgcatacggataaaatggattctggtttgagtcggataggtccaaatgtgacttttggcgtgtttttcggaaaggatgtgtttttgggccaaatgggtttttggcgtgtgtggaaaaatcgtgttttatgggctttgtgcattgggcatgtttcatgcatattgtttgagttctatgtgtttttatctagtagtgtttgggttttacttacctgcggtaccatttttggttccgtagcttttggtgcagagttggaggacgaagaggaggaggctgagcccgaggatgcggctccgccgggttgctgatgctatgctttatatttggtttaaagctgtacttgtgtttttgtaatattttatttatgtatgttttaaacagcttgtattacgttaagaaaaattctggtacttagttatgactttcgttatccgctgcgtgttctttcgtgcacatttgttgcttttgcacacacttggcacacgtcgatgggatggtgacccgggttgtcaccatctggacgtctcgatttccccgtgttcgggcgtggggatttgggggcgtcacagcttGCCTCATGGCTCCCCTGTGTGGCTCACTTTGATTCTCCTTTGTGCTCGTTCCAAACAAAGGAGAACTTAGATGAACAACGATGTTTGCCCTTCAAAACAAGATCCCACGTGAGTAATCATGCTCGCCACTCGGCACAGGGAGAGCACCAAGTAGAGCAAGTGTGCTCGCTACTAATCGAGCACTTAGGTGAGCAAATGTTCTCACCCACCAAACGAGCACTGAGGTGAGCAAAAATTATAGCCCTTGGGTGAGCATTGTGCATAGTACTCACCACCTTGAATATGGGGAGCTGCTCATGTGCCTTGCACACACTGTTCTCACTAGTTATCTAATAATTTTCACTGCTCACCTTCCCTTCCAGTCAATAGTAACTCGGTTTTATATTTATGTGACATCAAAATTACTAGGGCTTGTTTGAAAAATGTTTCCATCTGAATATTCTCATCTAATCTCCTTCCCAAAAATCACTCATATAGACAAGTCATATACAAGCCATTGCGAAAAAGTGGACTCCAccttaaaaaaatggaaacaagaattttgtttttttgtttttttttttaggggagTCTATTTTTAACAAATAGCTTATATGAGATTTGTCTATTTTGAGacttgtatctagcattactcttatagAAAGCACTGACATGACAATTAATCGCTACTTTAGGACCAATCCTAATATGACATCTCATATTATGTATAgtcaatgtttaaaaaataaaaacacagtAAGCATGAATAATGAAAAGTTAATAAAATGAGTAAAAtacgaaaaaggaaaaaagagtaaataaatctataagatttagattttttttttttgataagtaaaatataaatattattgatcaaaataaaataGGCATGACCGTGTACACAGGAACTATACATAAGGCACCTAAGCACATTCTATGAGCGATGAATTAAAGACAAGAAATCATAAACATTGTCCCCATTTAATACAATAGCAAAAAACCAAAGCAGTAAAGTGTGGAGAAAAAAGTTCTTTAGCTCCGTCATAGTGTGTTCCTTGTCTTCAAAGCAATGCGCATTTCTTTTCGACCAaacacaccacatgatacacaaagggatcatcttccacattgctGCCACTTGATGGCAGCCTTGCATCTTTCTCCAACACCCCCCAACAAATCCACCACCCTCGAAGGCAAAACCCAAGCAACGTCAACCCTTCCTCATCCCATAACTCCCTTGTAACCTCACAATGTAGTAGAAGGTGATCTACATATTTTCCATTCCTTTTGTAgatataacaccaatccatcactacACACTCCCTCTTCCTCAAGTTATCCATGGTCAAAATCTTCCCAAATGCAGCGTTCCATACAAAGAATGCTACTTTGAAAGGCACATGAGACCTCCAAATACTCTTCTAAGGGAATATTTCTTATGATTATTCAACCTCCACTTCACACGATCACACTGTGCAATAGGAGTCCCCATGGAGTATAGGAGGCTGAGAAAATCTTATACAATAGATAATTCCCAATCATGAAAGTCCTTGTTGAAAAGAACATCCCACTTATGAGTGCCATGATAGAGAAACCGCATATCTACCATTGAAGCCTCCCTATTAGCAACAATACGATAAAGATACGGAAAAGCTCTTTCCAATGCATGATCTCCACACCACACGTCCCGCCAAAAACTGATTCGATTTCCTTCTCCAACAACAAATCGAATATGTTTCTCAAAACAAGACCACCCCGTCCTTATAAACTTTCATAAACCCACACCATCTCCCCCTCTCCCTTCGTTGGAATACCAACCACCCCAAGCAGCTCCATATCGAGGGACAATGATTTCCTTCCATGATGAGTCCCTTTCTGAGTGATATCTCTACAACCTTTTCCCcaataaagttttattaaaGGTTCTCAAATCACACACTCCCAACCTCCTTGCACAACTGGAGCACAAACTATCTTCCATCTAACTaaatgaaatttcttttcttcccccATGTCCACCGATGGGAACGCATAAATATTTTCCCAATCCTATTCCCCATCCGTGCCGACAAAGGaaacaatgataaaaaaaaaaaataagtgggAAGGTTTGTAAGGGTAAGAGGCTCCCTTTCGATAAGTACACCCATTTTAACATTTTCTCTATCTTCTCCActaccccatcccaaatagttCTAACCTTAAAAGATGCTCCCAACGGGAAGCTCAGATATTTCAAAGGCAAAGAGGACACCTAACAGTCCAAATAACTTGCTAAGTTGTGTATATTTGACACCACACCCACCGGAACCATTTCAAACTTACCAAGATTCACCTTGAGCCGTAACactgcttcaaagcaaagtatcAATTCCCGTAGAGTTTGAATCTAGCTCTTATTTGCTTCACAAGAGTAGAGTATCATTTGTAAATTAAAAATGAGACATCATAACCGTGCCATTACCCACCTTGAAGCCATATAAGAAACCTCCATCAACAGCGGCCTGTACCATCTGGCTAAGAGTCTCCATAGCTATAACAAACAAAATGGGAGATAGAGGATCTCCTTACTGCAAACCGCGAGAGCTATCAAAGAAACTAGCAGGTTTACCATTAACTAGAATTGAAAATCAAGCTGTTGAAATACAATGACGCATCCAGGCAATCCACCTATcaccaaaaccacacctcctaAGCATATATAAGAGGAAATCCCAATTCATGTGATCACAGGCCTTCTCCATGTCAAGCTTGCACAATATACCTAGTTCTCCCTCCCTCAATCTATGGTCCAAGCACTCATTTGCAATGAGCATcgagtcaagaatttgtcttccATGAATAAATGCGTTTTGAGGCTTGGAAATAATAAGTTCCAACACCGGGCTTAAGCAGTTAGCAAGAACCTTCAAGATAATCTTGTATACTCCACTAATCAGGCTTATAGGGCGGAAATTGTCAATAATCAAAGCCTCGTATCTCTTAGGGATGAGAGCAATGAACGTCGCATTAAGagaattttcaaacttttgaaaagaatgaaattcaCTAAAGACTTGCATAACATCACCTTTTACGATgtcccaacaagtttgaaagAACCTCATTGAAAAACCATCTGGCCCTAGCGCTTTATCTTTGGCCATATTAAAGATGACCTTGTAAATCTCATCTTCATCAAAAGGTCTCTCCAAGACATTCAAGCTCTGATAATCAATTGTTTTAAAGGACAAAGCACCAAGCTTTGGCCTCTAACTAGCCGATTATGAGAGAAGGCACTcataataattcacaatatggTTTTCTAGATCAAGAGGAGAATATAACACCTAAGTACCTGGGTGTAGCAACTTAATAGCGTTACTGCGCCAATGTGAATTAGCCACTTTGTGAAAGTACTTCGTGCACTCATCGccttctttcaaccaaaggGCCCTGGATTGATGATACCAGGAAATCTTCTCTGACAACAAAACACTTTCCAAATTCGCCAAAACCGTGCCCTTCCTCATAAGCACCTCCTCTGAGGTATCTCCCAATAACTCCCTCCTCTCTAGTTCCTGCAATTCCTCCAAGAGTGTAGACTTTTGATTGTCAATGTGgccaaaaacttccaagttccACTTATTCAGGTCTTGTTTCAGAGCCTTCAACTTACCTGCTAGAATAAAATTTGGAGTGCCAATGAACTGATACAAGGACCACCAAGTACGCACCATCTCTGCAAACCCATCCATTGgaagccacatgttttcaaacttgaagtACCGACGACCACTATGAATGCCCCCACAATCTAATAAAATAGGATAATGATCTGAACTGACTCGAGCTAACTGTTTCTAACATACCTCTGGATACTGGGCTTCCCACGAAGAAAATACAAGGAATCTATCAAGTTTCAACCAAACCCAATCGTTCGACCAAGTGAACTCATCCCTTATCAGGGGAAGATCCATGAGATCTagctcaaaaattaaaaattaaagattgcAACGTAGAAAACCTAGAAATGATTGCAATCTTGATCCTTTTTTGCATagaatttcatttaaaaaataaacaaaattaaaacacattaaaaccTAGAAATGAAATTCTATACAAAAAAGTATCAAGATTAAAAAAGTTTATtaactagattttaaaaaataccttAAAACTTTCTAAGGGAATGCTTGatgaatgagataaaatgaaaattttatgaatggtaataaaatggtttgtgaatagtagtgagatagttgatttaagtatttattaggttttgaaaaAGGTGAGAgaacaaatttaataaaaaatattatttttaatattatttttattttaagatttgaaaattttgaattaatttttatttttttattttataatgattagtttgaaagtatttgtatttaaatgatatttagaaaggaaaaagatgagatgaaaaccaTTTCCAACAATCctctaaaactcaaaaaattataaaaaataattatgaagGTTAGGACAAAGAATATAATAACAAAATCACTAAATAAacataaatctaataaaataacgAAAGTATAAAAAAAGGATGGCCACATCTAGCAACCCAAGTGGTAGTCAGTTGAGCCCGAAGTGTCCACCAAGGGGACGACAGCCCTACAGCCATCAAAACCACCCACAAGGTGGCCCAACCATCCCACACATGGGCAGCCAACCAACTGGCGGCATTGGCCACCCTTTTGGTGACCCTTGGTCGCATGGCTGGTCATCctctatttttagttttaggtttttttttttatacattttttaactttatcttaattaattatgaaatgatttaatactttttattgGACGtcaggggtttttttttttttttccttttaataagTTTAGGACTTTAGGTTGATGGGCATTCTACCTATGGTTAAACTATTACGTcaacatttttattaaaaaataatatagttttagataaaagttaaaaattaataaaacattattattattttaaagtttgaaaaaattaaattttttattatattttatataaaaattttaaaaaaattataataataagatgagacaAATCGTTTATGTAATGAAACTAACTCTAGAAGATTATTGGAGTCTTAACAAAAGGACTATTTTGAAATTAGACCACAGGTGGTAAGGACAAATTTTGAAAGAGCTGGCAATTTTTCGAAAAAAATACAAGCATCTCTAATCTGAatagtatttttatattttataaatataaatttcatacaaaaaatcatctatttttcatttaaaataaataatttttctagtATAAAATATAGGATTTTGACTATTTTACCTGAGACGAATAATATTcattcaatataaaatataaatattttgacaatTTTACTTTATCAATTTATCAATTCTTTTACCTTTAAAACCAAACATTtgaactttattaaaaaaataaataataggcTAGGATAATTCCCTTGAAAGAAGTGAGTCTATTatgaaaagagtaatgctacatataattataaaatatgtaaatatcgtacaattcatttaaaaaataataaaatttattattaaaagaattaattttcttttatgtaagttctgtatttattttttaaaaattattacatgatatttatacaatcataattataaatattatttattttataaaatttaaaataatttataaagttaataaatctgaaaaatatctaaaaaaacaatcaactttttaattatgatcatacctttttttaagagaaatagcTAAGCTTGGACACATTGTATCTGGTCAAGACTTAAATTATGATCCCTAATAATATTCGGCAGTCGGGGGCATAAAAGGAAATCGACTCCATCCAAAACTAACACCATTCTGGTGTCGCTTTTTTATCCCAAAACGGACGTACACGACCCAACAACACGCCTTCCACGTCATCCACCTTTCCCAATATTGCCACCACACTGACACGGCAGCTTTAATACTTCGCAAATTCCCGCCCTTTTCTCCACACTGCACCACTACCCAACAGTACTTGCTGCCACGTTACTATCCCAAATCTACTTTCCACGTGGCACCATCAAATAACATTACACACTAATCAGGCGGCTAGTTTTCACAGATCGGGTATTGCCTTCAGTAGAACCCACCAAAAAATGCCAGATCCTTCTTCTCCACGCGCCTGTGGAAAACCGTACCTCTcccagaaaatatttatatactcgCGATGACTTGCTTCTTCGGCACCTTCTGGCAGCCTCTGCTTCTCTCTCGAAAGCCGCACTCTAACTACAAGAGAAATGGAAGACACGCCAAAACGGCACCGCTACGACGCGGCGGCCTCAGAGAACACGGTCGGTGTGAGTGATGACCTTTTGGCTTGGCTGTACGTGGACGAGGACGCAGTTTCGCACCTAATGGAGCTGCTGGAGGACGACGCGGAGAAGGGCTCGGTAAGTTCTGCCACCACCGCAGGCTCCATGAAGGCAGCAAAAGTGAGGTTTATTGAATATCCGTACTCGTTGCCGTTGATTTTCCAGCCTTCGACTTCGTACGTCACCATCAACGGCAACGAAGAGAGCTGCGGGTCTTCGTTCTCGGAGTCGGACTCATCAGTGATGGCTAGTGTCGATATGAGGGGGATGCTAAGCATTGGGAAGCGGCTAGCGCTGTTAGGAGAAGAGGCGTTTGCGTTCGGCGAATGGAGCGTGGGGGAAGGGACGGGGGAGCCAAGCGAAGAAGAGACGCGTGGATGGTCGGTTGTTTCTAGGGAAGGAGGAGCAATGGACGGCTGTGATGTGTTTGAATGGGATGATAAAATGCTGGAGAGGTTTCTGGGTGAAGATTTGGAGCAGTGAATAGTGAGGGTTTGTAATTTctttacattttaaaaaagaagtgtgaaatgtaaatagaatattagaatATACGGAGAAAAGTAGGAAGAGAATCGTTTCCCTTCctctctatgtttttttttttgtttggttagtTCTGTAAAGAGTACTTACCCAGAAAGTTGAATAGGAAGGAAGGAGAGAGAATAGTAGGCAAACActtctattttcattttttttttattgcatctctttcttctttttgttataATGTTTTtgcaaagataaaagaaaaaatagaccTAAGAAATTATAGAAgaacttgttattttatgcttTAATAGCATTATTAATGGATTATAAGGatataaatgataattttgatgaatataataataaatttaaattttagatattttagttgCATAAGTTTAATATtgaaatacttatttttttattatataataatttaagataaatttgattttaagtatttatattagattatctatttattttttatataataatgagtaattaataatttaaaagatatttaatttttaatttaaaaaatatctaatttttttaattattaatttattttattttattatattttactatttaatttaatgaaattcacataaatattatagAAGTAGACAGAAAGAAGAaagttataataaaataataaaataaatatttaatatgtgtaatatttattaaatttaattttaaatttgaatcgAGTGTAATTAAAATTTACTGTAAATAACATTTGGTTAATTTaatgtaaaagtattttatgacctattaattatttaaagataatttttttatgtttaaatattcAATGAGGATGTCCCAAAGATCTAAAACATACGGACACGTTTTCATTTAATGTAAAAAGGGTAAGTAGGGGTATTTAACTTTACGGGTCGGAGGGAGTGTCAGGGAGGTGAAGAAGAGTTGGTAATTAAAAGCATGCAATAAGAATGGAGAGGGTACACCTACCCTATAGACTAGAGAGGGGTACATTTAAGTTGGTTGCATCTCGTGTTTCTCGTGGGAAGACTTAATTCAGTGGTtgatatcaatttattttaattcatcttatttaattattataatatttttaaattttaatataaaatataataattaattaatttttttaaattttaaaataataataatattttatttaatttttaacttttaccaCAACTTAATATTTAAACTTCATCCAATACAATACAAGAGCACGAGATAGTAACACCTTTTTTCTAAAGACAGGATTATGGTATTCCTCTATATGCTATCTTGATGcttaagaaaatatatgatgtttttatttattttaaaacgtATTTTTTAGCTATCATGAGattaagtgcatgtttggaatGCCTTTTAGCTATCTTGAAATTAAGtgcatgtttgaaattatagtagaagatatagttatagtttaagtaataaattttactattaagaagttatttactgttttataactatatttttaaaatatttttaaatatgttaaatttgtttggaaacaaattaaaagagtATTTTTAAGGTAGAAATGatgatcatttaatttttttaaaattatgactATATTCTTAAAAGTTTAAGTTCATATTTGGGATTGTGGTGACTTATAACTTACGTAATAAGTTCagctattaaaaagttatttactatttaataactatatgtttaaAGTACTTTCAAATATGTTGCATttgtttgtaaataaatttttaaaaaatactttttaagatAGAATTgacaattatttgattttttaaaaattataaaaatatccttaaAAGTTTGAACATTATAATTATCCGAAAGTTATATGGATATATTTGTCCAattacaatcatttttaaatttaaattacattTTGTATTATCTAGAAAAACGGTTTTGAGGAAAAACATCATTCTCAAACGtacttttaaattatttgagattaaaaattactttaatatgtaaaatttaaacAACCTAAATTTTCTATTAAAGAGTTTAAGACTATTTAAGCACTCTTTAGAACTCCTAACACAATCCCAAATAGGTCATACaagttgtaattatctgaaAATTGTATGGGTATATTTATCTATTGACTgtctttctaaaatttaaactaTATTCCAGATTATCCGAAAAACcaagaatgatttttttttctcaactttattttaacttatttgaaattaaaaaatcttttaatatataacaccCAAACAAGTTAAGTTTTCCATTAAAAAGCATTTAAAgctatttaaacattttttaaaacaccTAATGCAACCCGGCCTTAAATAGTACTCTAATATCTAACAACATAAAATTACCAATAAAGAGCTTTTGGGtctattcaaacaatttttacgACCCTAATACAACCTTAAATAGACGCTAAAGATCATTGAGATGGACTAAGCTACCTCTATTACAAATTAAAGTTGGACTAATATGCCCCTTCTCTTTTGACAATCCAAATCAAACCATACGATCCAAATCAAACCATCCACAAATCACCATCTCTATTACATGCCGGCGTGGAAAAACGACAGAGACAAAGTTGCTAAGAAGGTGAAGGTTGTGGTGTTCGTGGAAGGAAGTGCCAGTGTGTTTGTGGAAGAAGGTGTCAATTGTTGAGGGTTGATGCCCTAGAGACTAAGGTTTGGTTTGGTCAtcaagatttctcatctcaaacacaaaattctcgtctcatcattataactttcccaaatcctcatacaaaatataataaacaattcaactttttattaactttttcaaattctaaaataataataatattaaaatataatattttaatattttatcttagaattcaaaattctcatctgagaaaTCTTAATGGCCAAGCAGAACAAGTATGACTGTTGGGCCAGATGGGCCTTAGTGAAATAAAGGTTGAGGCTTCAAGTGGCATGAGGCTTTTGGGCCAAGGTCAGGAGACTGTTTGGAAGTTAACTAGATTTACTTAAATGTTCTCGATTGAATTTGTAGTCCTGCGTCTAAGTTTGTTAAGGGTGTTTACGTACTTTAATTGCTTTCAAATATAAGCTCTGTAACCTAATAGTTACTCATCATCCAAAATATTCCCATATTGTTTCAGACAATTGGAGGAGCTCTCCTCAAAGAGAGCACTTTACTATCCATTTCAATACAATACGGCCACAACTCCAGATTCCTTCTACATTCATACATTTCATTGATCCCTAGTTGTAACAAAGTGGTATCAGAGACCTCGTTCCTCCCCTACTTCCATGGCTGATGGCACGCGATTTAAGGATCTCTAGGAAGGATTTCAATCCTTCAATAAGACGACAGTGGCTCACATTAAACATTCAAATTCCTAGTTTACTACAATTGGGATGGAAATATAGGCAATGCATAAACAAATGGAGAGCAAAATGTAGCAATTCTCACCCATTGCTGCAAATCTGCACAAAAACAACAACTAGAGGTTAGGAGGATCTTGCAGTCACAAGGATGCACATCAAGATTAGATTATACCTCATACAGTTGAGATACTTCCTAGAGCAATACATTTAGATTTCCCCACCTTTCATGATGAGGACCCCCATGGTTGGCTGTATAAGGTGAACCAATTCTTCACTTTCCATAACAATTTACCACATCATCATTTAAGGCTTATTTCCTTTTATACGGAGGGCAAGGCCCTAGTATGGTTTCAGGTTTAGATGAATATGGCCTGCTATCTAATTGGGATGGATTTGTGAGGGCGTTATAATTAGATTTGGGCCTAGCAGTTATGATGACCCCCATGGATCAGTTGACTAGGCTGAGACAAAGTGGAACTGTGGAAGAATATAAGGCTCATTTTAAAACCTTTTCTAATAGGCTTAGAGGGTTATTAGAACAGTATAAACTAAGTTGTTTCCTAAGTAGTCTAAGAGATGAAATCCAATTGCTGGTGCATATGTTTAACCTAAACAACCTCAACTCAACCTATAGCCTTGCTAAAGTACCATAAGATAATGTTTCCCTCCACAAAAAGCTTATACCCTGAAACCCTCACTAACCATCACATTGAACCAGCCTCACTCAAAATCAACCCAACCCACCAAAACCCTGACACTCTAAAAAATTCTAGAAAGGCAGTAGTGTTTGTGCAAAAGATTAGTGAAAATCAGATGAAGGATAGAAGGGAAAAGAGCTTATGCTACCGATGTGATTCAAAGTGGCACCCAAAGTATTGTTTTCAAAGCCCAAAACTATTTTTAATTGAAGAGATAGTTGAGGATTTGGATATTAATGAAGAAGGGTTAGACACATTGACTGATCAAGAGGGAGGTTTGGGCTTGATAAATCCAGGAAATAACTAGAAATATAATTACATGCTATGATAGGGTCACTCAACCCAAAAACAATGCATGTTAAATGAACAATTGGCAGTCGATGGGTCATAATTTTGATAGACTTGGGAAGTATGCACAATTTTCTAAACCCAGCCTTATTTTCTTGGGTCCAATTTCCTGTCATAACAGAGGAAAAGGTGAAGGCTAAAGTGGCGAATGGGGATCAAGTGGACAGTGAAGGAAAAGTGATCGGGGTATATGTCAATATTCAAGGGTAGGTTTTTAATGTAGGCTTTTACCTACTGGTTTTGGCAGGATGAGATATGGTTTTAGGGGTGCAATGGCTTCAAGGGCTCAGCTCAATCCTATGAAATTTCAAGGAACTAACAATGCAATTTTCCCTCAACAGTGTGGCTGTCAAATTGAACGGGCAGAGTGTTAACACGTGGATTGAAGAGGGTTCTGTGAACAGTTCCAATCACATGTAGAACAGGGGTATTTTACTGCAATTAATTGATAAGGTTCCAACATACTAAACACTAATAAACAAGTAATAAACACCATACCTGAACCCATACAGCAACTAATAAACAAGTACCTTAGCATTTTTTCATCTCCAACTAGCCTTCCCCCTAACCGAACCCATGATCACTTCATTACCCTTCAGCTTGGCACTAAACCAATTTCAGCCCGACCTTACTATTACCCTTATTTTCAGAAGGATGAGATTGAAATAATAGTGAAGGAGTTGTTGGACTTAGAGGTCATTCATCCTAGCCAAAGTCCCTATTCCTCACCGTCTTATTGGTGAGAAATGTGGACGGGACATGGAGGTTATGTGTGGATTATAAGACGTTGAACATCATCACTATCAAGGATAAATATCCTATACCAGTCATGGAAGAGTTGATGGATGAGCTACATGGAGCCAAAACTTTTTCTAAGCTCGACTTGAGGTTGAGCTACCATCAAATCAGGTTGAGGCTAGAAGATGTTCTTAAGATTGCTTTTAGAGCATTACGAGTTCCTAGTCATACCCTTTGACTTGACTAATGCACTTTCAACATTTCAAAGCCTCATGAATCAGTTTTTAAACCTCTTCTTagacattttatttttgtgtttttttttttaattatatcctAATCTATAGCAGGGATGTTGAGACTCACTTGAGACACCTAAGGGTGACTTTTGACATTCTAAGGCAAAACCAGTTTTTTGCTCAAATGAGCAAG
This is a stretch of genomic DNA from Carya illinoinensis cultivar Pawnee chromosome 3, C.illinoinensisPawnee_v1, whole genome shotgun sequence. It encodes these proteins:
- the LOC122304363 gene encoding uncharacterized protein LOC122304363, whose protein sequence is MEDTPKRHRYDAAASENTVGVSDDLLAWLYVDEDAVSHLMELLEDDAEKGSVSSATTAGSMKAAKVRFIEYPYSLPLIFQPSTSYVTINGNEESCGSSFSESDSSVMASVDMRGMLSIGKRLALLGEEAFAFGEWSVGEGTGEPSEEETRGWSVVSREGGAMDGCDVFEWDDKMLERFLGEDLEQ